One Rhododendron vialii isolate Sample 1 chromosome 2a, ASM3025357v1 genomic region harbors:
- the LOC131315627 gene encoding probable copper-transporting ATPase HMA5 codes for MAAKFLSLACMRSESSRGGGDLSPRPHYPSMPKYPKGALSSQEEKNMEGSESTALFSVVGMTCSSCAGSVEKAVKRLPGIKEAVVDVLKKRAHVMFYPSFVNTETIQETIEDVGFQATLVEDETNEKSAYVCRIQIKGMTCTTCSTTVESALQAVPGVQKALVALATEEAEILYDPKVVSYNQLIEAVEDSGFEAILISTGEDTSKIQLKIEGKWTSNSMRMIESSLQALPGVQEVDIDPELYKFSISYKPDLTGPRDLIKVIESTESGRFKAMFFPEGGGRESHRKEKIKQYYRSFLWSTVFTIPVFLTSMVFMYIPGLKHVMDTKVVNMLTVGELIRWTLATPVQFVIGHRFYVGSYNALRHGSATMDVLITLGTNAAYFYSVYNVSRAATSPYFKSTDFFETSSMLISFILLGKYLEVLAKGKTSEAIAKLMELSPEAAILLTLDKEGNVIGEEEIDIRLIQKNDVIKIIPGAKVASDGYVIWGQSHVNESMITGEAWPVAKWKGDTVIGGTVNENGVLHIKATRIGSESALSQIVRLVESAQMAKAPVQKFADRISKFFVPLVIILSFSTWLAWFLAGKFHGFPKSWIPSSMDSFELALQFGISVMVIACPCALVLATPTAVMVGTGVGASQGVLIKGGQALESAHKVNCIVFDKTGTLTTGKPVVVNTRLIKTMVLREFYELVAAAEVNSEHPLAKAVVEYAKKFREDEENPAWPEAQDFKSITGHGVKAVVMNKELIVGNKSLMLKENIVIPVEAEEMLAETEGLAQTGVLVAVDRDLVGVLAISDPLKPSAAEVISILKSMKVRSIMVTGDNWGTANSIAKEVGIDTVIAESKPEHKAEKVKELQAAGYVVAMVGDGINDSPALVAADVGMAIGAGTDIAIEAADIVLMKSYLEDVITAIDLSRKTFSRIRLNYVWALGYNLISIPIAAGVLFPSTRLRLPPWIAGAAMAASSVSVVCCSLLLKNYRRPKILDNLEIGGIVVEL; via the exons atGGCGGCGAAGTTTCTCTCACTAGCGTGCATGAGGAGCGAGAGTagtagaggaggaggagacctGTCGCCGCGGCCGCACTACCCGTCGATGCCCAAGTACCCGAAGGGAGCGCTGTCTTCGCAAGAGGAGAAGAACATGGAAGGGTCGGAGTCGACGGCGCTGTTTTCGGTGGTCGGGATGACGTGCTCGTCCTGCGCAGGGTCCGTCGAGAAGGCCGTCAAGCGGCTGCCGGGGATCAAAGAAGCGGTGGTTGACGTGCTGAAAAAAAGAGCGCATGTCATGTTTTACCCCAGCTTCGTTAAC ACGGAAACAATTCAAGAGACCATTGAAGATGTGGGATTTCAGGCAACGTTGGTAGAAGATGAGACAAACGAGAAATCCGCCTATGTATGTCGGATACAGATAAAGGGCATGACTTGTACTACTTGTTCTACAACTGTTGAATCTGCTTTGCAAGCAGTGCCTGGTGTTCAAAAAGCCTTAGTTGCACTAGCAACCGAAGAAGCAGAAATCCTGTATGATCCGAAGGTTGTCAGCTACAATCAGCTAATAGAAGCCGTAGAAGACTCTGGGTTTGAAGCCATTTTGATAAGTACTGGAGAAGATACAAGCAAAATACAGctcaaaattgaaggaaaatggACTAGTAATTCGATGAGAATGATTGAAAGTTCGCTTCAAGCACTCCCAGGTGTTCAAGAGGTAGACATTGACCCTGAGCTCTAtaaattttccatttcttaCAAACCAGATTTGACAGGACCTAGAGATTTGATCAAAGTCATCGAGTCAACTGAATCCGGGCGTTTTAAAGCAATGTTTTTCCCcgaaggaggaggaagagaatCCCATAGAAAGGAGAAAATAAAGCAGTACTATAGATCCTTTCTGTGGAGCACAGTGTTTACAATTCCAGTTTTCTTAACTTCTATGGTCTTTATGTATATCCCTGGACTAAAGCATGTAATGGATACTAAAGTGGTGAATATGCTTACTGTGGGAGAGCTTATAAGGTGGACCCTAGCTACCCCTGTTCAGTTTGTTATTGGTCATCGATTCTATGTTGGTTCTTACAATGCATTACGTCATGGCTCTGCCACCATGGATGTTTTGATTACGTTGGGAACAAATGCGGCCTACTTCTATTCAGTGTATAATGTATCGAGAGCCGCAACTTCTCCATATTTCAAATCCACGGATTTCTTTGAGACTAGCTCAATGctcatttcttttattttgcttggGAAGTATTTGGAGGTTTTGGCCAAAGGTAAGACGTCTGAGGCCATTGCAAAGCTTATGGAACTGTCCCCCGAGGCGGCTATACTGTTAACCCTTGATAAAGAAGGAAATGTAATAGGTGAAGAAGAAATCGATATTCGATTGATACAAAAGAACGACGTGATTAAAATTATTCCAGGTGCAAAAGTGGCTTCAGATGGCTATGTCATATGGGGGCAAAGCCATGTAAACGAGAGCATGATTACAGGAGAAGCATGGCCAGTGGCAAAGTGGAAGGGAGATACGGTCATTGGAGGCACGGTGAATGAGAATGGTGTGTTACATATAAAGGCAACTCGCATTGGATCGGAGAGTGCTCTTTCCCAAATTGTTCGGCTCGTGGAATCAGCACAGATGGCTAAAGCTCCGGTGCAGAAATTTGCTGATCgcatttccaaattttttgtgcCTCTG GTTATAATTCTATCTTTTTCCACTTGGCTTGCCTGGTTTTTAGCTGGGAAGTTTCATGGCTTCCCGAAATCTTGGATACCTTCCTCCATGGATAGCTTCGAGCTTGCACTGCAGTTTGGCATCTCTGTTATGGTCATAGCATGTCCATGCGCTCTAGTCTTGGCCACTCCCACTGCTGTTATGGTTGGTACTGGTGTTGGTGCTTCCCAAGGTGTCCTAATTAAAGGTGGTCAAGCACTAGAAAGTGCACACAAG GTGAACTGCATTGTCTTCGACAAGACTGGAACTCTTACCACAGGCAAGCCAGTAGTTGTTAACACAAGGCTCATCAAAACTATGGTGCTTAGAGAATTCTATGAACTGGTTGCTGCAGCTGAG GTGAACAGTGAGCATCCTTTGGCCAAGGCTGTCGTTGAGTATGCCAAGAAATTCCGAGAAGATGAAGAGAATCCTGCCTGGCCAGAAGCTCAAGACTTCAAATCCATAACCGGCCATGGAGTGAAGGCCGTTGTTATGAACAAGGAATTGATTGTAGGAAACAAGAGCTTGATGTTGAAAGAAAACATTGTCATCCCAGTCGAAGCTGAAGAAATGCTTGCGGAAACAGAAGGTTTGGCTCAAACTGGGGTTCTTGTAGCAGTAGATAGGGATCTAGTTGGAGTCCTCGCCATTTCTGATCCATTGAAGCCCAGTGCTGCTGAAGTCATTTCCATTCTCAAGTCTATGAAAGTCAGAAGTATAATGGTGACCGGTGACAATTGGGGAACAGCCAATTCAATTGCCAAGGAAGTTGGAATCGACACTGTCATCGCAGAATCCAAGCCCGAGCATAAAGCAGAGAAAGTAAAGGAATTACAG GCTGCAGGCTACGTCGTGGCAATGGTGGGAGATGGAATCAATGACTCCCCGGCACTGGTAGCTGCAGATGTTGGAATGGCAATTGGTGCGGGAACCGACATTGCTATTGAGGCAGCTGACATAGTTCTTATGAAGAGCTACTTGGAGGACGTGATAACGGCCATTGACCTTTCAAGGAAAACCTTTTCGAGGATACGTCTAAACTATGTTTGGGCTCTGGGTTATAATCTCATCAGCATCCCAATTGCTGCTGGAGTCCTTTTTCCATCCACTAGACTTCGGTTACCACCGTGGATTGCTGGAGCTGCAATGGCTGCTTCTTCAGTTAGTGTTGTTTGCTGCTCTCTCTTGCTGAAGAATTACAGAAGACCCAAAATTCTGGACAACCTGGAGATAGGAGGAATAGTAGTTGAGTTGTAG